The genomic window CCCGAGGAGGTCGCCCGGCAGGCGGTCGAGGCCGACGTGCACGTCGTCGGCGTCTCCTCGCTGGCCGCGGGCCACCTCACGCTCGTGCCCGCGCTGCGCGACGCGCTGGCCGAGCTCGGTGCCGACGACGTCCTGGTCGTGGTCGGCGGGGTCATCCCGCCCGACGACGTCCCGGCGCTCAGGGAGATGGGCGCGGCCGCGGTGTTCCCACCCGGCACGGTCATCGCCGAGGCGGCGCAGGAGCTGCTGCGGACGCTGTCACAGCGCCTCGGTCACTGATGCCCGCTCCGGACGTCCCCGCGCTCGTCGAGGGGGTGCTCGCCGGCGACCGCCGGTCGCTCGCCCGGGCGATCACGCTGGTCGAGTCGCGCCGGGCCGACCACCGCGAGCGCGCGCAGGAGCTGCTGGTCGAGCTGCTGCCGCACGCGGGCTCGGCCCGGCGGGTGGGCATCAGCGGCGTGCCGGGCGTGGGCAAGTCGACGTTCATCGACTCACTCGGCGTCGACCTCACCGCGCGGGGTCACCGGGTCGCGGTGCTCGCCGTCGACCCGTCGTCGGCGCGGTCGGGCGGGTCGATCCTCGGCGACAAGACCCGGATGGCGCGCCTGTCGGTGGACCCGAACGCCTTCATCCGTCCCTCGCCCACGTCGGGCACGCTCGGCGGGGTGGCGCAGGCGACGCGCGAGTCGATGGTCGTCGTCGAGGCGGCCGGCCACGACGTCGTGCTGGTGGAGACCGTCGGCGTCGGGCAGTCCGAGGTCACCGTCGCCGAGATGGTCGACTCGTTCCTGTTCCTCACGCTGGCCCGCACCGGGGACCAGCTGCAGGGGATCAAGCGCGGCATCCTCGAGCTCGCCGACGTCATCGCCGTCAACAAGGCCGACGGGCCCGCCGCCGGCGACGCGCGCAAGGCCGCCCGCGAGCTGGCCGGGGCCATCCGGATGCTGCGCGGGCACTCCGAGTGGGACGTGCCGGTGCTCACCTGCGCCGGGCTGACCGGCGAGGGGCTGGCCGAGGTGTGGGCCAGGCTGGTCGAGCACCAGGACCGGGCGCGGGCGTCGGGCGCGTTCGACGAGCGCCGCCGTGCCCAGCAGGTGCGCTGGACCTGGCAGCTGGTGCGCGACGGGCTCGAGCACCGGCTGCGCGCGCACCCGGCGGTCCGGGCGTCGGCGCCGGAGCTGGAGAAGGCGGTGCTGGCCGGCGAGCTGACCCCGGCGCTGGCCGCCGGGCAGCTGCTCGAGACCTTCCTCGGGGACGCCGCGGCGGCTGACTAGCCTCCTCCGGTGCGCATCTCCACCCTCCGTCCCCTGCTGGTCACCGCCGCGACCGCGCTCGTGCTCGCCGGGTGCGGGTCCGACGACGCGACCTCGTCGGCGGCCCCGTCGCCGGGCTCCTCGTCGTCGGGCTCGTCGTCCGCTGCCGAGGAGGCCGAGCCGGTGGTCGAGGGCGACACCTGCGAGCAGCTGCGCGCGGCGGGGGCGACCGGAGCGAGCTTCGGGCCGGTGCAGGCGGCGCTGCCGAAGGACGACCTGGTCGAGACCATCCAGGAGAAGCTGACGCCCCTGCAGCGGTCCGATCCTGCGGCCGACGTCGCCGACGCGTGGGCCACCGCGCAGGCCCACCTCGAGCAGTACCTCGCCGCGGCGCAGGCCGCGCCGGCCGGTGGCACGGTCACCGACGCGGCGCTGTTCAACCCGGGCCAGGAGGTGACCGACGCGCAGGACGCGCTGACCGACTGGTGGTTCGACACCTGCGCCTGAGCCCGGCCGCTCCCTCCCGCGATCACGGCGTGACGGTGGCGACACGCCGTCCATGGTGGGCGTGTCGCCACCCCGGCTCCATGATCGCGGCGGGTCCACAGCCGGCCCGCACTCCACGGACGCCGTCCGGGAGCCTCGTGCGTCGGGCGCGCGACCGAACCTCCTGGCGTGGACTTCGCGCTGTACCGGACCATCGCGCGCCAGGGGGGCGTCTTCACCACCGAGCAGGCCCGTGAGCGCCTGAGCGCCTGGGAGATCCGGCGCCTGGTCGCCTCCGGCAGATGGCGGCGGACCCGCTGGCGCGGCGTCCTGGCCGACGCGGAGCTCCCGGACTCCCTCGGGGTGCAGGTGCTCGCGGCCGCGCTGGTGGTGGGCGCCGACCTGGTCGCCTGCCACTCCACCGCCGCGGCGCTGTGGGGCTTCGACGTCCTCGGCGACGACGTGCTGCACTTCCTCGGCCCGCCGTCCGTGGCGAACCGGAGCCGACCGGGCATCCGGGTGCACCCGTCGGTCCTCGGCACGCAGGACGCCGTCCTCCTCAACGGCGTCTGGTGCACCCCGCCGGCGCGGACGGCCTGCGACGTCGTCCGCGCGACGGCGCCGATCGACGGCCTGGCCACGCTCGACGCCGCCCTGGCCACCAGGGAGTGCACCCGGGCGGAGCTGGCCGCGGAGGTCGAGCGGCAGCGCGGGCTCCGGCAGGTCATCCGGCTGCGGCGCCTCGTCCCGCACGCGAACGGGCTGGCCGAGTCGCCGATGGAGTCGCGGATGCGCTGGCGGTTCATCGACGGCGGACTGCCGGCACCCGACGTCCAGGTGCGCGTCCTCGGCGACGGTCGCAGCTGGTACCTCGACACCGGCTGGCGTGAGCAGCGGGTCGCGGCGGAGTTCGACGGCCACGTCGCACACATGACGCCGGAGCAGTTGCGCGACGACCGGCGGCGGCACGACTGGCTCACGGAGCACCGGTGGACGCTGGTCCACGTCACGGCCGCTGACGTCTACCGCGAGCACCGGCGGATGGTCGCGGAGGTGGCGCGAGCACTGCGGATGCCCGCCCGGCGGTGATCATGGAGTCCGGGTGGCGACACGCCGGACTCGCGGCAGCGTGTCGCCACCGCAGCTCCATGATCGCGGGGGAGGGCAGGGGAGCGAGGCGCCGGGTCAGAAGGCGGAGCGGCAGTCGCGGGCGCGGAGCTCGGCGAGGTAGTCGTCGGGGGCGCCGGCGGCCTCGGCGGCGTCGGCGATCGCGCCCAGGTGCCGCGCCGACGGCAGCCCGCCCTCGAAGGCGTCCAGCGCGTAGACGTAGGCGACGACGTCGCCGCCGAGCGTGTGCACCCGCAGGTTGAGCTTCCGGTAGAGCCCGCGGTCGGCGCCCTCCCAGGCGTCGAGCTCGCCCGCGTCGGCGGGAGTGAGGTCGTAGAGCGCGACGAACACGCCGGGCGCCTCGCGGTCCTCGGCCGGCACGAGGGTGGCCAGCGCACCCTCCCAGCCGAACTCCTCGCCGCCGAAGGCCAGCCGCCAGCCGCGGATCCAGCCGGTGCCGACGTGCGGCGATGCCGGGCAGCGGCGCAGCATCTGCGCGGGGTCCATGTTGGACCCGTAGGCGGCGTAGAGGACCATGGCCGCCCGAGCCTACGGGTGGTGTGGCCGGTACGACCCCGTGAGTCTGCCGACACAGGGCGCCCGGGCTGGGAGGATGGGTCGGCACCCGCACCACGACGCAGGAGACCCCATGACCCGCATCGTCATCATCGGCGGCGGCCCGGCCGGCTACGAGGCCGCGCTCGTGGCCGCCTCGCTCGGCGCGCAGGTCACCGTCGTCGAACGCGACGGCCTCGGCGGGGCCAGCGTCCTCACCGACTGCGTGCCCTCGAAGACCCTCATCGCCGCCGCCGGCACGATGACCTCGGTCCGCGACTCCAGCGTCCTCGGCCTGCGCGGCACCGACCTCGCCACCGTCGGTCTCGACCTCGCAGCGGTGAACGCCCGGGTCAAGGGGCTGGCCGTGGCGCAGTCGGCCGACATCCACGCCCGCCTGGAGGCCGAGGGCGTGCGCCTCGTCCCCGGCCAGGGCCGGCTCGCCGACGACGTCCGTGGACTGGTCGAGCACCGCGTCGAGGTCGTCGACCGTGACGGTGGCGTGCAGGAGACGCTCGAGTGCGACGTCGTCCTCATCGCCACCGGCGCCGACCCCCGCGTGCTGCCGGGCAGCGAGCCCGACGGCGAGCGGATCCTCGACTGGCGCCAGCTCTACGACCTCGGCGAGCTGCCCGAGCACCTCGTCGTCGTCGGGTCGGGCGTGACCGGCGCCGAGTTCGCCTCCGGCTACCTGGAGGCCGGCGTGCCGGTGACGCTGGTGTCCTCGCGCGACCAGGTGCTGCCCGGCGAGGACGCCGACGCCGCCGAGGTCCTCGAGGAGGTCTTCCAGGCCCGCGGCGGCCGGATCGCCGAGCGGGGCCGGGCCGCGAGCGTCACCCGCACCGAGAAGGGCGTGCTGGTCGAGCTCACCGACGGGCGCACCGTCGAGGGCTCGCACGCGCTCATGACGGTGGGCACCGTGCCGAACACCGCCGGGCTCAACCTCGAGGCGTGCGGCGTGGAGCTGCGGGACTCCGGCCACGTCGTCGTCGACCGGGTGTCGCGCACCAACGTGCCCGGCATCTACGCCGCCGGCGACGTCACCGGCGTCTTCCAGCTCGCCAGCGTCGCGGCGATGCAGGGCCGGATCGCGATGTGGCACGCGCTCGGCGAGGCCGTCCAGCCGATCCGGCTCAAGACCGTGGCGGCCAACGTCTTCACCCACCCGGAGATCGCCACGGTCGGCGTCCAGGAGAAGACGCTGCCGGAGAACCACGACCTCGACGTCGTCCGGCTGCCGCTGGCCACCAACGCGCGGGCCAAGATGAGCGACCTGCACGCCGGCTTCGTCAAGCTCTTCGCGCGCCGGGCCACCGGCGTCGTCGTCGGGGGAGTGGTCGTGGCGCCGGGCGCCAGCGAGCTGATCCTGCCGATCGCGCTGGCGGTCACCAAGGGCCTGACGGTCAGCGACCTCGCGCAGACCTTCGCCATCTACCCGTCCATGTCCGGCTCGATCACCGAGGCCGGCCGGAGGCTGATGAGGGCGGACGCGCTCGCCTGACGGGTGTGACGCGCGGGTCCCGCGGGACGGGACCCGCGGGACCCGTGTGACAGGACGGGTCCGGGCTGGTGCACCTGGGACACCGGGCCGCCGATGCCGGGAGGGATGCACGCCTCCCGAGTCCTGTCGCGGTCCCTGTCCCGGGCGCTCGCCCTCACCGGTGCCGTCGTCGCGCTGTGCGCCGGCCCCGCGGCCGTGGCGCACGCCGAGGACGGCACCACCACGGTGGTCGGGGAGCTCGTGCAGGCCTGGCCGGAGACCTCGCTGGAGGGTCAGCACGCGGGGGAGTCGCACGAGGAGCCGCTGACCTTCGTCGAGGGCGCCGACGGCACCTCGGTGCGGGTCCCGACCGGCGCCGTCGCGGGCGTCGACGTCGGCAGCACGGTCGAGGTCACCGTCGGCGGCACCACCGAGGACGCCGCCGCCGCGGACGGCTACGCGCCGGCCCTCGAGGTGCTCGACACGCAGGTCGTGCGCGCCGCGCGGCCGGCCGCCACCGTCCCGGCCGGCTCGGTCACCAACCAGGTCACCGTCGCCATGGTCGCGCCGCAGGGCGGGGTCCCGGACGGGACCGCGCTGGCAGACGTCGTCGACACGGTCAACGACGACGTCGCCGGCTTCTGGTCCGAGCAGACCGGCGGCGCGGTGACCGTCGGCGTGACCGCCGCCGCCGACTGGATGACCACCGCCGCCGGCTGCGCCGACCCCACCGCGCTGTGGGACGAGGTCGCCGCGCGCGTGGGCTTCGAGCCCGGCCCGGGCCGCCACCTGCTGCTCTACGTGAGCAGCCAGCCGCGCGACCTGCCCGGCTGCTCCTACGCGCTCGGCCAGGTCGGCACGGGGACCGCCTCGGGCGGGCGCCTCTACGTCCGCGACGACCTGGCCTCGGTCATCGCCCACGAGCTCGGGCACAACTTCGGCCTGGGCCACTCCAGCGGGCTGCAGTGCGACGGTTCCGTGGAGGGCGGGACCTGCCGCACCGCCGCCTACCGCGACTTCTACGACGT from Geodermatophilus normandii includes these protein-coding regions:
- a CDS encoding NAD(P)H-quinone dehydrogenase, producing MTRIVIIGGGPAGYEAALVAASLGAQVTVVERDGLGGASVLTDCVPSKTLIAAAGTMTSVRDSSVLGLRGTDLATVGLDLAAVNARVKGLAVAQSADIHARLEAEGVRLVPGQGRLADDVRGLVEHRVEVVDRDGGVQETLECDVVLIATGADPRVLPGSEPDGERILDWRQLYDLGELPEHLVVVGSGVTGAEFASGYLEAGVPVTLVSSRDQVLPGEDADAAEVLEEVFQARGGRIAERGRAASVTRTEKGVLVELTDGRTVEGSHALMTVGTVPNTAGLNLEACGVELRDSGHVVVDRVSRTNVPGIYAAGDVTGVFQLASVAAMQGRIAMWHALGEAVQPIRLKTVAANVFTHPEIATVGVQEKTLPENHDLDVVRLPLATNARAKMSDLHAGFVKLFARRATGVVVGGVVVAPGASELILPIALAVTKGLTVSDLAQTFAIYPSMSGSITEAGRRLMRADALA
- a CDS encoding gamma-glutamylcyclotransferase family protein, translating into MVLYAAYGSNMDPAQMLRRCPASPHVGTGWIRGWRLAFGGEEFGWEGALATLVPAEDREAPGVFVALYDLTPADAGELDAWEGADRGLYRKLNLRVHTLGGDVVAYVYALDAFEGGLPSARHLGAIADAAEAAGAPDDYLAELRARDCRSAF
- the meaB gene encoding methylmalonyl Co-A mutase-associated GTPase MeaB, with the translated sequence MPAPDVPALVEGVLAGDRRSLARAITLVESRRADHRERAQELLVELLPHAGSARRVGISGVPGVGKSTFIDSLGVDLTARGHRVAVLAVDPSSARSGGSILGDKTRMARLSVDPNAFIRPSPTSGTLGGVAQATRESMVVVEAAGHDVVLVETVGVGQSEVTVAEMVDSFLFLTLARTGDQLQGIKRGILELADVIAVNKADGPAAGDARKAARELAGAIRMLRGHSEWDVPVLTCAGLTGEGLAEVWARLVEHQDRARASGAFDERRRAQQVRWTWQLVRDGLEHRLRAHPAVRASAPELEKAVLAGELTPALAAGQLLETFLGDAAAAD